A region from the Hippoglossus hippoglossus isolate fHipHip1 chromosome 18, fHipHip1.pri, whole genome shotgun sequence genome encodes:
- the LOC117779086 gene encoding phosphofurin acidic cluster sorting protein 1 isoform X2 yields the protein MSERGGLPRTGGVPSPHMQPSKPVSITSNRPVHMNLYATWEVDRSSPSCVPRLFNLTLKKLIMLKELDKDLTSVVIAVKLQGSKRILRSNEILLSSAGLTETDLQLTFSLQYPHFLKRDANKLQIMLQRRKRYKNRTILGYKTLALGLINMAEVMQHPSEGAQVLGLHSQLKDASVPVAEIRVYSLSSQPIDHEGPKAKMSDRSPDIDNYSEEEEESYSSGQEGSDDPVHGQYLFDEEDEVRKKKPRRKLASNAAITRQPNIKQKFVALLKRFKVTDEVGFGLEHVSREQIQEVEEDLDELYDSLEMYNPSDSGPEMEETDSILSTPKPKLRPFFEGMSQSSSQTEIGSLNSKGSLGRDPFSPGEQPPLEKMKPSRSRNLEEALSETDTLELTDQELFAEVGPCITVSVAEKPRTPMKSSKSEMQPMPSPRLDGGHTPRQKRSSTPMKERQLSKPLSERTNSSDSERSPELGHSTPVLRKVVYDQLNQILLSDSGLPESLILVNGVDWQGQYVAEQLQVQRHPVVCTCSAAEIQAVLSAVLTRIQKFCNCNSSMPRAVKVAAVGSQSYLGAILQFFVTQLANKTSDWLNHMRFLVVPLGSHPVAKHLGALDNRYSSSFLDGPWRDVFSRSEPPQTDQLDVAGRISQYISGATVTHQLPIAEAMLTCKHRTRDEDSYQKFIPFIGVVKVGLIESGPSPTGDTEEGVAVSLAVPSTSPPSHGSPTGMIKEAATPPSSPSMGSVLTAQGSPSMSHGVDAIGLQVDYWLASLAEKRREGERRDTGGKNTLKSAFRSLQVSRLPGGGSSDLQAQVSTMAMTVVTKEKNKKVPTIFLGKKPKDVDSKSQVIEGISRLICSAKQQQTILKVSIDGVEWNEVKFFQLAAQWPTHVKYLPVGLFGYSKPPS from the exons ATGTCGGAGCGCGGAGGGCTCCCGCGGACTGGGGGCGTCCCGTCGCCGCACATGCAGCCCTCCAAGCCGGTCAGCATCACCTCCAACCGGCCGGTCCACATGAACCTGTACGCGACCTGGGAGGTGGACCGCTCCTCGCCCAGCTGTGTGCCCAG GCTGTTCAACCTGACTCTGAAGAAGCTGATcatgctgaaggagctggataAAGACCTCACCTCCGTGGTGATCGCCGTCAAACTGCAG GGCTCCAAGCGGATCCTGCGCTCCAATGAGATCCTGCTGTCGTCGGCGGGGCTGACGGAGACCGACCTGCAGCTCACGTTCTccctgcag TATCCGCACTTCCTCAAGAGGGACGCCAACAAGCTTCAGATCATGCTGCAGCGACGGAAGCGATACAAGAACCGCACCATCCTGGGATACAAGACGCTGGCGTTGGGCCTCATCAACATGGCCGAG GTGATGCAGCACCCCAGTGAAGGGGCGCAGGTCCTCGGGCTCCACAGCCAGCTGAAGGACGCCTCGGTGCCGGTGGCTGAGATCAGAGTTTACTCCCTGTCCAGCCAGCCCATCGACCACGAGGGACCCAAAGCCAAAATGTCTG ATCGTTCTCCTGACATCGACAACTActctgaagaagaggaggagagctaCTCGTCTGGACAGGAGGGCAGCGACGACCCCGTTCACGGGCAG TATCTGTTCGACGAAGAGGACgaggtgaggaagaagaagccGAGGCGTAAACTGGCTTCCAACGCTGCCATCACCAGA cAACCCAACATCAAGCAGAAGTTTGTCGCCCTGCTGAAAAGGTTTAAAGTCACCGATGAG GTCGGGTTCGGGCTGGAGCACGTGTCCcgggagcagatccaggaggtggaggaggacctGGACGAGCTCTACGACAGCCTGGAGATGTACAACCCCAGCGACAGCGGGCCGGAGATGGAGGAGACCGACAGCATCCTGAGTACACCCAAGCCTAAGCTCCG gccgTTCTTCGAGGGGATGTCTCAGTCCAGCTCGCAGACGGAGATCGGCAGCCTGAACAGCAAAGGCAGTTTGGGTCGAGACCCGTTCAGTCCG ggggagcagcCGCCTCTAGAGAAGATGAAACCCTCCCGCAGCCGCAACCTGGAGGAGGCGCTGTCTGAGACCGACACTCTG gaGCTAACAGATCAGGAGCTGTTTGCCGAGGTGGGCCCCTGCATCACGGTGTCGGTGGCAGAGAAACCCCGTACGCCCATGAAGAGCAGCAAGAGTGAGATGCAGCCCATGCCGTCACCAAG GCTGGACGGAGGACACACCCCCCGACAGAAGCGCAGCAGCACGCCCATGAAGGAGCGACAGCTGTCCAAGCCCCTGAGCGAACGCACCAACAGCTCGGACTCGGAGAGGTCTCCGGAGCTGGGCCACAGCACGCCG gtccTAAGGAAAGTGGTGTACGACCAGCTGAACCAGATCTTGTTGTCGGACTCGGGGCTCCCAGAGAGTCTGATCCTGGTCAATGGAGTGGACTGGCAGGGGCAG TATGttgcagagcagctgcaggtccagCGCCACCCGGTGGTCTGCACGTGTTCTGCAGCTGAAATCCAGGCCGTGCTGTCGGCTGTGCTCACCCGCATCCAGAAGTT ctgtAACTGTAACTCGTCCATGCCCAGAGCGGTGAAGGTGGCGGCGGTGGGCAGTCAGAGCTACCTCGGAGCCATCCTGCAGTTCTTCGTCACTCAGCTCGCCAACAAGACGTCCGACTGGCTCAACCACATGCGCTTCCTGGTGGTTCCTCTCG gCTCCCATCCGGTTGCTAAGCACCTGGGCGCCCTTGACAACCGCTACAGCTCCTCCTTCCTGGACGGGCCGTGGAGAGATGTGTTCAGCCGCTCGGAGCCGCCGCAGACAG ACCAGCTGGATGTGGCAGGAAGAATCTCCCAGTACATCAGCGGAGCCACCGTCACTCATCAGCTGCCCATCGCTGAGGCCATGCTCACCTGCAAACACAGGAC gCGAGATGAAGACTCTTACCAGAAGTTCATTCCTTTTATCGGG GTGGTGAAGGTCGGTCTCATCGAGTCCGGTCCGTCTCCGACAG GAGACACAGAAGAGGGCGTGGCCGTGAGTCTGGCCGTCCCCTCCACGTCTCCGCCCTCCCATGGTTCCCCCACAGGGATGATCAAGGAGGCGGCCACTCCCCCGTCCTCCCCCTCCATGGGCAGTGTCCTGACGGCACAAGG GAGTCCCAGCATGTCTCACGGCGTGGACGCCATCGGCCTGCAGGTGGATTACTGGCTGGCCTCGCTGGCTGAGAAGCGGCGGGAGGGCGAGCGGCGCGACACGGGCGGCAAGAACACGCTGAAGAGCGCCTTCCGCTCGCTGCAGGTCAGCAGGCTACCAGGGGGGGGCAGCAGCGACCTACAGGCTCAGGTCAGCACCATGGCCATGACTGTGGTCACcaaggagaagaacaagaaag TTCCCACCATCTTCTTGGGGAAGAAGCCGAAGGACGTGGACTCAAAGAGCCAGGTCATTGAAGGCATCAGTCGACTCATCTGCTCGGCCAAGCAGCAACAGACCATCCTGAAAG TGTCCATCGACGGCGTGGAGTGGAACGAGGTGAAGTTCTTCCAGCTGGCCGCCCAGTGGCCCACTCATGTCAAATACCTACCTGTGGGACTTTTCGGCTACAGCAAGCCCCCGTCCTAG
- the LOC117779086 gene encoding phosphofurin acidic cluster sorting protein 1 isoform X1 produces MSERGGLPRTGGVPSPHMQPSKPVSITSNRPVHMNLYATWEVDRSSPSCVPRLFNLTLKKLIMLKELDKDLTSVVIAVKLQGSKRILRSNEILLSSAGLTETDLQLTFSLQYPHFLKRDANKLQIMLQRRKRYKNRTILGYKTLALGLINMAEVMQHPSEGAQVLGLHSQLKDASVPVAEIRVYSLSSQPIDHEGPKAKMSDRSPDIDNYSEEEEESYSSGQEGSDDPVHGQYLFDEEDEVRKKKPRRKLASNAAITRQPNIKQKFVALLKRFKVTDEVGFGLEHVSREQIQEVEEDLDELYDSLEMYNPSDSGPEMEETDSILSTPKPKLRPFFEGMSQSSSQTEIGSLNSKGSLGRDPFSPQGEQPPLEKMKPSRSRNLEEALSETDTLELTDQELFAEVGPCITVSVAEKPRTPMKSSKSEMQPMPSPRLDGGHTPRQKRSSTPMKERQLSKPLSERTNSSDSERSPELGHSTPVLRKVVYDQLNQILLSDSGLPESLILVNGVDWQGQYVAEQLQVQRHPVVCTCSAAEIQAVLSAVLTRIQKFCNCNSSMPRAVKVAAVGSQSYLGAILQFFVTQLANKTSDWLNHMRFLVVPLGSHPVAKHLGALDNRYSSSFLDGPWRDVFSRSEPPQTDQLDVAGRISQYISGATVTHQLPIAEAMLTCKHRTRDEDSYQKFIPFIGVVKVGLIESGPSPTGDTEEGVAVSLAVPSTSPPSHGSPTGMIKEAATPPSSPSMGSVLTAQGSPSMSHGVDAIGLQVDYWLASLAEKRREGERRDTGGKNTLKSAFRSLQVSRLPGGGSSDLQAQVSTMAMTVVTKEKNKKVPTIFLGKKPKDVDSKSQVIEGISRLICSAKQQQTILKVSIDGVEWNEVKFFQLAAQWPTHVKYLPVGLFGYSKPPS; encoded by the exons ATGTCGGAGCGCGGAGGGCTCCCGCGGACTGGGGGCGTCCCGTCGCCGCACATGCAGCCCTCCAAGCCGGTCAGCATCACCTCCAACCGGCCGGTCCACATGAACCTGTACGCGACCTGGGAGGTGGACCGCTCCTCGCCCAGCTGTGTGCCCAG GCTGTTCAACCTGACTCTGAAGAAGCTGATcatgctgaaggagctggataAAGACCTCACCTCCGTGGTGATCGCCGTCAAACTGCAG GGCTCCAAGCGGATCCTGCGCTCCAATGAGATCCTGCTGTCGTCGGCGGGGCTGACGGAGACCGACCTGCAGCTCACGTTCTccctgcag TATCCGCACTTCCTCAAGAGGGACGCCAACAAGCTTCAGATCATGCTGCAGCGACGGAAGCGATACAAGAACCGCACCATCCTGGGATACAAGACGCTGGCGTTGGGCCTCATCAACATGGCCGAG GTGATGCAGCACCCCAGTGAAGGGGCGCAGGTCCTCGGGCTCCACAGCCAGCTGAAGGACGCCTCGGTGCCGGTGGCTGAGATCAGAGTTTACTCCCTGTCCAGCCAGCCCATCGACCACGAGGGACCCAAAGCCAAAATGTCTG ATCGTTCTCCTGACATCGACAACTActctgaagaagaggaggagagctaCTCGTCTGGACAGGAGGGCAGCGACGACCCCGTTCACGGGCAG TATCTGTTCGACGAAGAGGACgaggtgaggaagaagaagccGAGGCGTAAACTGGCTTCCAACGCTGCCATCACCAGA cAACCCAACATCAAGCAGAAGTTTGTCGCCCTGCTGAAAAGGTTTAAAGTCACCGATGAG GTCGGGTTCGGGCTGGAGCACGTGTCCcgggagcagatccaggaggtggaggaggacctGGACGAGCTCTACGACAGCCTGGAGATGTACAACCCCAGCGACAGCGGGCCGGAGATGGAGGAGACCGACAGCATCCTGAGTACACCCAAGCCTAAGCTCCG gccgTTCTTCGAGGGGATGTCTCAGTCCAGCTCGCAGACGGAGATCGGCAGCCTGAACAGCAAAGGCAGTTTGGGTCGAGACCCGTTCAGTCCG cagggggagcagcCGCCTCTAGAGAAGATGAAACCCTCCCGCAGCCGCAACCTGGAGGAGGCGCTGTCTGAGACCGACACTCTG gaGCTAACAGATCAGGAGCTGTTTGCCGAGGTGGGCCCCTGCATCACGGTGTCGGTGGCAGAGAAACCCCGTACGCCCATGAAGAGCAGCAAGAGTGAGATGCAGCCCATGCCGTCACCAAG GCTGGACGGAGGACACACCCCCCGACAGAAGCGCAGCAGCACGCCCATGAAGGAGCGACAGCTGTCCAAGCCCCTGAGCGAACGCACCAACAGCTCGGACTCGGAGAGGTCTCCGGAGCTGGGCCACAGCACGCCG gtccTAAGGAAAGTGGTGTACGACCAGCTGAACCAGATCTTGTTGTCGGACTCGGGGCTCCCAGAGAGTCTGATCCTGGTCAATGGAGTGGACTGGCAGGGGCAG TATGttgcagagcagctgcaggtccagCGCCACCCGGTGGTCTGCACGTGTTCTGCAGCTGAAATCCAGGCCGTGCTGTCGGCTGTGCTCACCCGCATCCAGAAGTT ctgtAACTGTAACTCGTCCATGCCCAGAGCGGTGAAGGTGGCGGCGGTGGGCAGTCAGAGCTACCTCGGAGCCATCCTGCAGTTCTTCGTCACTCAGCTCGCCAACAAGACGTCCGACTGGCTCAACCACATGCGCTTCCTGGTGGTTCCTCTCG gCTCCCATCCGGTTGCTAAGCACCTGGGCGCCCTTGACAACCGCTACAGCTCCTCCTTCCTGGACGGGCCGTGGAGAGATGTGTTCAGCCGCTCGGAGCCGCCGCAGACAG ACCAGCTGGATGTGGCAGGAAGAATCTCCCAGTACATCAGCGGAGCCACCGTCACTCATCAGCTGCCCATCGCTGAGGCCATGCTCACCTGCAAACACAGGAC gCGAGATGAAGACTCTTACCAGAAGTTCATTCCTTTTATCGGG GTGGTGAAGGTCGGTCTCATCGAGTCCGGTCCGTCTCCGACAG GAGACACAGAAGAGGGCGTGGCCGTGAGTCTGGCCGTCCCCTCCACGTCTCCGCCCTCCCATGGTTCCCCCACAGGGATGATCAAGGAGGCGGCCACTCCCCCGTCCTCCCCCTCCATGGGCAGTGTCCTGACGGCACAAGG GAGTCCCAGCATGTCTCACGGCGTGGACGCCATCGGCCTGCAGGTGGATTACTGGCTGGCCTCGCTGGCTGAGAAGCGGCGGGAGGGCGAGCGGCGCGACACGGGCGGCAAGAACACGCTGAAGAGCGCCTTCCGCTCGCTGCAGGTCAGCAGGCTACCAGGGGGGGGCAGCAGCGACCTACAGGCTCAGGTCAGCACCATGGCCATGACTGTGGTCACcaaggagaagaacaagaaag TTCCCACCATCTTCTTGGGGAAGAAGCCGAAGGACGTGGACTCAAAGAGCCAGGTCATTGAAGGCATCAGTCGACTCATCTGCTCGGCCAAGCAGCAACAGACCATCCTGAAAG TGTCCATCGACGGCGTGGAGTGGAACGAGGTGAAGTTCTTCCAGCTGGCCGCCCAGTGGCCCACTCATGTCAAATACCTACCTGTGGGACTTTTCGGCTACAGCAAGCCCCCGTCCTAG
- the sf3b2 gene encoding splicing factor 3B subunit 2, which yields MASDGPPGTESLQSDLGSAIAALNTWSHPELQAKLAELGAPVMGPREELMDRLKGYMLQTRILLSKHGDDKPMGSQMPGIPPMPPMPMPPMPPGMGMLQAMSMMPGGPPPSGLHMGMEPPGLPPPGMTHEDQLKMAQQRAAMVLQQEERAKQQGDSRVMDEHDLLEQQKRAAMLLEQERQQEMSKMGPGPRAMPPISAMRGMDPRGPLPPGVSMMPTQKQRVPPPPGEDNRELWQNEEISISGPKIPQALEKILQLKEIRQEQLTDPTGEEYDEGAEMDMNSSAPVMSETEDDDQMSKKDKNRRRRNRKKKSKKKRALEKKELVEQKEGGDKDTDTDKDKEKEKEKEKEKEKEKEPEVEIEYITEEPEIYDPNYIFFKRIFEAFKLTDDVKKEKEKEPEKTDKPETAVLRKKGFEEERRDSDDSDDDLRPDVPKLSKKKLRRMNRLTVAELKQLVARPDVVEMHDVTAQEPKLLVHLKATRNTVPVPRHWCFKRKYLQGKRGIEKPPFELPEFIKRTGIQEMREALQEKEDAKTMKTKMREKVRPKMGKIDIDYQKLHDAFFKWQIKPKLTIHGDLYYEGKEFETRLKEKKPGDLSDELRIALGMPVGPNAHKVPPPWLIAMQRYGPPPSYPNLKIPGLNSPIPENCTFGYHAGGWGKPPVDEMGKPLYGDVFGTNAADFQAKADEEELDHTPWGELEPSDEESSEEEEEEESDEEKPDETGFFTPADSGLITPGGFSSVPAGMETPELIELRKKKIEEAMDGNETPQLFTVLPERRTGPVGAAMMASTHIYDVSGAMVGRKAGGGQESQGVEVALAPEELELDPMAMTQKYEEHVREQQAQVEKEDFSDMVAEHAAKQKQKKRKAQPQDTRGGAKKYKEFKF from the exons ATGGCGTCCGACGGTCCACCGGGCACCGAGTCCCTCCAGTCCGACTTAGGCAGCGCTATCGCGGCTTTGAACACATGGAGCCACCCGGAGCTCCAGGCCAAGCTGGCGGAGCTGGGAGCGCCCGTGATGG GTCCCAGAGAGGAGCTGATGGACCGGCTGAAGGGCTACATGCTGCAG ACCAGGATCCTCCTCAGCAAACACGGGGACGACAAACCAATGGGCTCCCAG atGCCAGGTATCCCCCCCATGCCCCCGATGCCGATGCCACCCATGCCTCCTGGTATGGGCATGCTCCAGGCTATGAGCATGATGCCCGGCGGGCCCCCTCCGTCCGGCCTCCACATGGGCATGGAGCCCCCAGGTTTGCCCCCTCCCGGGATGACCCATGAAGACCAGCTGAAGATggctcagcagagagcagccatGGTGttacagcaggaggagagggccaagcagcag GGTGATTCCAGAGTCATGGATGAACATGATCTTCTGGAGCAGCAGAAAAGG GCTGCAATGCTGCTGGAACAAGAGCGTCAGCAGGAGATGTCCAAGATGGGTCCGGGGCCCAGGGCCATGCCGCCCATCAGCGCAATGAGAG GTATGGATCCTCGTGGGCCGCTGCCTCCTGGTGTGAGCATGATGCCGACCCAGAAACAGAGagtgcctcctcctccaggagaaGACAACAGAGAG CTCTGGCAGAATGAGGAGATAAGCATCAGTGGCCCCAAGATCCCTCAGGCTCTGGAGAAAATCCTCCAGCTGAAGGAGATCCGGCAGGAGCAGCTCACCGACCCCACAG GGGAGGAATATGATGAGGGAGCAGAGATGGACATGAACTCCTCGGCTCCAGTCATGTCTGAGACAGAAGACGACGACCAAATGTCTAAGAAAGAT AAAAACCGCAGGCGCAGGAACCgcaagaagaagagcaagaagAAGCGAGCTctggagaagaaggagctggtggagcagaAGGAGGGGGgtgacaaagacacagacacagacaaagacaaggagaaagagaaagagaaggagaaggagaaggagaaagagaaggagccAGAGGTGGAGATCGAGTACATCACAGAGGAGCCAGAGATTTACGACCCAAACTACATCTTCTTCAAGAGGATCTTTGAGGCGTTCAAG CTGACAGACGATgtcaagaaggagaaggagaaggagcctGAGAAGACCGATAAGCCGGAGACAGCCGTGCTGAGGAAAAAGGGAtttgaggaggagaggagagacagtgatGACAGTGATGAC gaTTTAAGACCAGATGTACCTAAACTGTCCAAGAAGAAGCTGAGGAGGATGAACAGACTGACCGTGGCTGAGCTCAAGCAG CTGGTGGCTCGTCCGGATGTCGTGGAGATGCATGATGTGACCGCCCAGGAGCCCAAGCTGCTCGTCCACCTGAAGGCCACCAGGAACACGGTGCCGGTGCCCCGCCACTGGTGCTTCAAACGGAAGTACCTGCAGGGCAAGAGAGGTATCGAGAAGCCTCCGTTCGAGCTCCCGGAGTTCATCAAGAGGACGGGAATCCAGGAGATGAGGGAGGCCCTGCAGGAGAAG GAGGACGCCAAAACAATGAAGACCAAAATGAGAGAGAAGGTCCGCCCCAAGATGGGAAAGATCGACATTGACTACCAGAAGCTGCACGATGCCTTCTTCAAGTGGCAGATCAAACCCAAGCTCACTATCCACGGAGATCTGTACTATGAG ggtaAAGAGTTTGAGACtcgtctgaaagagaagaagcctGGCGATCTGTCCGACGAGCTGCGTATCGCCCTGGGGATGCCAGTTGGACCT AATGCCCACAAGGTGCCCCCTCCCTGGCTGATTGCCATGCAGAGGTacggcccccccccctcctaccCCAACCTCAAAATACCAGGACTTAACTCCCCCATCCCAGAG aaCTGCACATTTGGTTACCACGCTGGAGGCTGGGGGAAGCCGCCGGTAGACGAAATGGGGAAACCTCTTTACGGTGACGTGTTTGGgaccaatgctgcagacttCCAG gccaAAGCGGACGAGGAGGAGTTGGACCACACGCCCTGGGGAGAGCTGGAGCCTTCGGACGAGGAGTcgtcagaggaagaggaggaggaggagagcgatgAGGAGAAACCGGATGAGACCGGGTTCTTCACACCAGCAGACAG TGGACTGATCACGCCCGGAGGCTTCTCCTCGGTCCCTGCCGGCATGGAGACCCCAGAGCTCATTGAGCTTAGGAAGAAGAAGATCGAGGAGGCCATGGACGG aaacGAGACGCCACAGCTCTTCACTGTGCTTCCTGAGAGACGAACTGGACCAGTGGGAGCTGCTATGATGGCCTCCACGCACATCTATGACGTGTCAGGG gCCATGGTAGGTCGTAAGGCGGGTGGAGGGCAGGAGTCCCAGGGCGTGGAGGTGGCCCTGGctccagaggagctggagctggaccCGATGGCCATGACCCAAAAGTACGAGGAGCACGTCCGGGAGCAGCAGGCccaggtggagaaggaggactTCAGCGACATGGTGGCCGAGCACGCAGCCAAACAGAAG CAAAAAAAGCGGAAGGCCCAGCCGCAGGACACGCGAGGCGGCGCCAAGAAATACAAAGAGTTCAAGTTCTAG